ACCTGAACGAATAAACACGCTACGGGATCGGTTTTCATGTCTAAACTCAAACTGGGCCTGCCAGGACTTGGCTATCCCGACCTGCGCACGGTCGCGGGCCTGCAGAAACTGGATGAACTGTTCCTGCAACGGCTGACGGAGCAGGACGCCGACCTGGCGCGTCGCCTGCAAGCCTACCGCGACGGGGAGATCTCCGTCCCCCTGGAAACAAGCGAGCTGCTGCTGGCCTGCGCCCCGGTTCTGGAGGAATTCATCGCCGAGTTGTTTGGTATCCGCGAGGCAATGGAAGAACTGCTGCGGGATACCCTTTCCCACGACCCGATATTCGCCTTCAAGAAGCTGTTCGTGCTGCGCCGCGCGCGCCGGCGACTGATGAAGAAAGACGTGGACGAGAGCTTTGCCGAACTCGACGCCTGGCTGGCGAATGCACTGGAGGCCGGGGGCCTGACCGATGACGACCGGGAACTGGCCATTGCGCGCTACGGCCAGCAACTGCTGGACGACAAGGACAATCAGGCCGATGCGATCGAGATGCTGACGCGCTGGTGCGTCCGCGCGCTCACCCTGCCGGAGGGCCAGGATGCGGTGCGCGGCTGGGTCAGCTTCCGCCTGCCACAGCCGGTGGACCACAATGCCCTGGTTCCGACCGAACCCGTTCCGGGCGACCAGGCAGGCCGCACGGTCATCCCCATACATCGCTACCGCGACGGCTTCGGCCTCACAGATCCGCGCATGAACCAGCGCGCGGTACAGGGGGAGGTCGACTACTGCATCTACTGCCACGACCATGACGGTGATTTCTGTTCCAAGGGCTTCCCGGTGAAGAAAGGCGAACCGGAACAGGGATACAAGACCAACCCCCTGGGCGTGGACCTGGTCGGCTGCCCCCTGGATGAAAAGATTTCCGAGATGCATCTCCTGAAGAAGGAGGGGCACACCCTCGCCGCCCTCACCATGATCATGGTGGACAACCCCATGGTTCCGGCCACAGGCCATCGCATCTGCAACGACTGCATGAAGGCCTGCGTCTATCAGAAGCAGGATGCGGTGAACATCCCGCAGATCGAAACCCGGGTCTTGACCGATGTGCTCAATCTTCCCTGGGGCGTGGAAATCTATGACCTGCTTACGCGCTGGAACCCGCTGCGCCGCGAGGCACGCATCGCCAAACCCTACAATGGACTCAAGGTGCTCATTGCCGGCATGGGCCCGGCGGGCTTCACCCTCGCCCACTACCTGACCCTTGAAGGCTTTGCCGTGGTCGGCATCGACGGGCTCAAGATCGAACCGCTGCCGCAGGAACTGATTGATCAGCCGATCCGCAACTACAGTGACATCCAGGAAAAGCTGGACCAGCGCATTCTTGCCGGCTTCGGTGGCGTCGCTGAATACGGTATCACCGTGCGCTGGGACAAAAACTTTCTCAAGCTGATCTATCTCACCCTGATGCGTCGCCCGCGCTTCCAGGTCTTCGGGGGGGTCCGCTTCGGTGGCACCCTCACGGTGGAACAGGCCTGGGACGCCGGCTTCGACCATCTCGCCATTGCCGTGGGCGCCGGCCTGCCCCAGGCCCTGCCCATCCCTGGCAGCCTGGCTCCCGGCATGCGCATGGCCGCCGACTTCCTCATGGCACTGCAACTTACCGGCGCCGCCAAGGACAGCAGTCTAGCCAATCTGCAGGTGCGCCTGCCAGCGGTGGTAATCGGTGGCGGGCTCACGGGTGTAGACGCCGCCACCGAGGTTCAGGCCTATTACCTCGTACAGATAGAGAAAATCCTGCACCGCTACGAGATCCTGGTGAAGGCCTACGGCGAGAAGAACGTCCGCGAGGGACTGGATCCCCTGTCACTGACAATCCTGGATGAGTATTTGGAACACGGCCGTGCCGTGCGCGCCGAACGTAAACGCGCCGCATCAGCCGGCAAGGAACCGAAACTCCATGCCCTGGCACAGCAATGGGGCGGCGTCACCATCGCCTACCGCCGGCGTATGCAGGATTCCCCCGCCTACCTGCGCAATCACGAGGAAGTGATCAAGGCCATGGAGGAAGGCGTGATGTATGGCGAGGGCCTGAGCCCGAAGGCGGCGCGCCTCGATGCCGACGGTCAGGTCGATGCCCTGCTGTGCGAACGCGTATCTTTCGATGCCGAAGGAAAACCGACCGACGAGCGCGAAGAGATCGAGCTGCCGGCACGCACGGTGCTCGTGGCCACAGGCGCAAAACCCAACATCGCCTACTACTTCGAGCACCGTGGAACTTTCGAACTCAACGAACGCAACTATCAGACCAACCGGTTCGAGAACGGTGCCCTGCAGCCGGTCCCGGTGGCGCCACACGTCAAGGACGCGGCCTTCGGTGCCTTCACGTCCTACGACCGCGACGGTCACCGGGTGAGCTTCATCGGCGATACCCATCCGGTATTCAATGGCAATGTGGTCAAGGCCATCGCCTCGGGCATGCGCATCTACGGACGCATCATCGAGACCTTCGGCGAGCGCGCCCATGCAAGCGGCGACGAAAATGAATATGTTGCATTCCGCCAGACCATGGAAGAACAGCTGCAGGCAAGGGTCGTGAGTGTGGAACGCCTGACGCCGCAATCCGTGGAAGTCACGGTGCGCGCACCACTGGCGGCGAAACGCTACCAACCGGCGCAGATGTTCCGTCTGCAGAACTATGAAACGCTTTCTCCCCTTGTCGAGGGCACACGCCTGCAGACCGAGACCCTGGTACTGACCGGATCCCGCGTGGATCCCGAGGCCGGAACCGTTTCCGTAATCGTGCGCGAGCGCGGTGCCAGTTCGCGACTGTGCGCCACCCTGCGCCCCGGCGACCCTCTGATTCTCATGGGGCCGGGCGGCAACAAGTCCCTTATACCGGAGAATGAAACCGTGCTGGTGGCGGGTGACTGGCTCGCGGCCGTGGCCTTGCGCTCCCTGGGCCCGGCCTACAAGGCCAGGGGAAACCGGGTGCTGTTCATGGTCAGTCTGCCGAACGCGGACGAACTGTTTTGCCGCGAAGAGCTGGAGACCTGTACCGACTCCATCGTCTGGGTGACGGAAAGTGGCAGGCCGGTGGAGTCACAACGCGCGCAGGACGCCGCCGCCACCGGTGATCTGGCGGAGGTCATGTTGCGCTATGCCCGGGGTGAACTGACGAGCGGGACTCCGGCGATTCCATTCGAACAGGTGGACCATATTCACATCACCGCCGACCGCCTTCTTCTGCGCGCGATTCAGGAAGCCCGGCGAGGCCCGCTTGCGCAGTCCTTTGCCCGCAAACCCAAGGTCACGGGTTCGGTCTACAGCAGTATGCAGTGCATGTTGAAGGGGGTTTGTTCCCAGTGCCTGCAGTGGCAGGTCGACCCCGCCACCGGTGAACGGACCAAGGCGGTTTTCGCCTGCTCCTGGCAGGACGAGCCGCTGGATCTTGTGGACCTGCAGGCGTTGACCGAACGCCTGTCTCAGAATCGCCTGCAGGAACACCTCGCCAATCGCTGGCTGGACTACCTGCTGGAACATGGCGGGGTGGAACGGGTCTAGAATTGAGCCGCAAACCAATCCCCGGGCCGGGGCGCGACCCTCCAAAGACTGGCATATTTCCGATTTATCCGATTTTACTGGAATTTGACCAACTGCCTGGGATATATTCTCCACCCGTTTTCGCGCGCCTCACGGAAGAGCATCCATGTCGCACACCCATATTTCACCCGACAAGACTGCCGAAGAGTGGGAACACGAGCGCATTGCCATCAGCGATGCCCTGCTCGACGCGACCGCCAGCCTTGCCACCGGCGATACCGTAGACGCTGTATTGCGTACCACATGCAATGCGCTGGTCTCGGCATCCTCCCATATTCGTCTGGCATGGAAATACCTCGGGCCCTATGACGCGGAGACCATCGTCCCCATGTACACCGTCGGCCCGGAAAAGGACTACGCCGACGGTCTGGCACTTGCCAACGACAAAGCCACCCAAAGCGGTCCGACCCGTACTTCCCTGCGCACACTGAGGCCCGTAATTACGGTAATCCGCACTTCCGAACCCTTCGCCCCGTGGCGCGAACGCGCCATGGCCCACGGGCTGGAGGCCTGTGCCTCGTTTCCCTTCGGAAATCGTGAGTCAGACATCCGCGGTGCGGTCGCGATCTACGTGAACCGGGAGGACTATTTCGAGCAGGTTGGTCTCGAACCGTTTATTGCATTCGCGAATCTGGCCCAGGCCGCGTTCGACCAGGCGCTCCTGCGCGAGAAGCTGGAAGAACTGGCGACCTTTGACGCCATGACCGGGCTCCTCACGCGCCACACCCTGCAGCAGATGATGGAGCACGAGCACGCCCGCGCCCGGCGCCGGGAGTCCTCCTACAGTCTGGTGCTGTTCGATGTGGACCGATTCAAGGTAACCAACGATCATTTTGGACATCAGGCAGGCGACAAGGTACTCGTAGGCATCGCGGAAATCACAAGAGACTTCTTGCGCGAGAGTGACCTCGTCAGCCGCTGGGGCGGAGAGGAGTTTCTCTGTCTTCTGCCGGACACGGGCATCGATGAGGCAAGCACGATTGCCGAACGCCTGCGGCGTGAGATCGCAACGTCCGATATCCATATCGACAGCCAGGATCGAACCCTGCGGGTAACGATAAGCGCGGGGGTCGCCAGCTATCCG
This is a stretch of genomic DNA from Acidiferrobacteraceae bacterium. It encodes these proteins:
- a CDS encoding GGDEF domain-containing protein codes for the protein MSHTHISPDKTAEEWEHERIAISDALLDATASLATGDTVDAVLRTTCNALVSASSHIRLAWKYLGPYDAETIVPMYTVGPEKDYADGLALANDKATQSGPTRTSLRTLRPVITVIRTSEPFAPWRERAMAHGLEACASFPFGNRESDIRGAVAIYVNREDYFEQVGLEPFIAFANLAQAAFDQALLREKLEELATFDAMTGLLTRHTLQQMMEHEHARARRRESSYSLVLFDVDRFKVTNDHFGHQAGDKVLVGIAEITRDFLRESDLVSRWGGEEFLCLLPDTGIDEASTIAERLRREIATSDIHIDSQDRTLRVTISAGVASYPDHAEMLRDVLNTADAALYEAKRSGRDRVISGESGRHQVFSIAGELEDAIKTKRMVAAFQPIVDLKTGDIVGEEALARLRTESGELLEAGRFIEAAAQMQLTHRIDQEIILQSMDRCVLQVSTGMPINHFVNVSPELLRHPHLVQSILEQAQVRCQCVAGQLGAEKPLVIEITEREFLGDTAVAREILAPLIDFGFRIAVDDFGSGYSSFQYLADLPVSFLKIEGSLVQRVKSEPRVRSILQGIRDIAGELDLITIAEYVDNEKTVDVLREIGIHLAQGYYFGRPEIH
- a CDS encoding FAD-dependent oxidoreductase, which gives rise to MSKLKLGLPGLGYPDLRTVAGLQKLDELFLQRLTEQDADLARRLQAYRDGEISVPLETSELLLACAPVLEEFIAELFGIREAMEELLRDTLSHDPIFAFKKLFVLRRARRRLMKKDVDESFAELDAWLANALEAGGLTDDDRELAIARYGQQLLDDKDNQADAIEMLTRWCVRALTLPEGQDAVRGWVSFRLPQPVDHNALVPTEPVPGDQAGRTVIPIHRYRDGFGLTDPRMNQRAVQGEVDYCIYCHDHDGDFCSKGFPVKKGEPEQGYKTNPLGVDLVGCPLDEKISEMHLLKKEGHTLAALTMIMVDNPMVPATGHRICNDCMKACVYQKQDAVNIPQIETRVLTDVLNLPWGVEIYDLLTRWNPLRREARIAKPYNGLKVLIAGMGPAGFTLAHYLTLEGFAVVGIDGLKIEPLPQELIDQPIRNYSDIQEKLDQRILAGFGGVAEYGITVRWDKNFLKLIYLTLMRRPRFQVFGGVRFGGTLTVEQAWDAGFDHLAIAVGAGLPQALPIPGSLAPGMRMAADFLMALQLTGAAKDSSLANLQVRLPAVVIGGGLTGVDAATEVQAYYLVQIEKILHRYEILVKAYGEKNVREGLDPLSLTILDEYLEHGRAVRAERKRAASAGKEPKLHALAQQWGGVTIAYRRRMQDSPAYLRNHEEVIKAMEEGVMYGEGLSPKAARLDADGQVDALLCERVSFDAEGKPTDEREEIELPARTVLVATGAKPNIAYYFEHRGTFELNERNYQTNRFENGALQPVPVAPHVKDAAFGAFTSYDRDGHRVSFIGDTHPVFNGNVVKAIASGMRIYGRIIETFGERAHASGDENEYVAFRQTMEEQLQARVVSVERLTPQSVEVTVRAPLAAKRYQPAQMFRLQNYETLSPLVEGTRLQTETLVLTGSRVDPEAGTVSVIVRERGASSRLCATLRPGDPLILMGPGGNKSLIPENETVLVAGDWLAAVALRSLGPAYKARGNRVLFMVSLPNADELFCREELETCTDSIVWVTESGRPVESQRAQDAAATGDLAEVMLRYARGELTSGTPAIPFEQVDHIHITADRLLLRAIQEARRGPLAQSFARKPKVTGSVYSSMQCMLKGVCSQCLQWQVDPATGERTKAVFACSWQDEPLDLVDLQALTERLSQNRLQEHLANRWLDYLLEHGGVERV